One window of Microtus pennsylvanicus isolate mMicPen1 chromosome X, mMicPen1.hap1, whole genome shotgun sequence genomic DNA carries:
- the Pou3f4 gene encoding POU domain, class 3, transcription factor 4, with amino-acid sequence MATAASNPYSILSSSSLVHADSAGMQQGSPFRNPQKLLQSDYLQGVPSNGHPLGHHWVTSLSDGGPWSSTLATSPLDQPDVKPGREDLQLGAIIHHRSPHVAHHSPHTNHPNAWGASPAPNSSIPSSGQPLNVYSQPGFTVSGMLEHGGLTPPPAAASTQSLHPVLREPPDHGELGSHHCQDHSDEETPTSDELEQFAKQFKQRRIKLGFTQADVGLALGTLYGNVFSQTTICRFEALQLSFKNMCKLKPLLNKWLEEADSSTGSPTSIDKIAAQGRKRKKRTSIEVSVKGVLETHFLKCPKPAAQEISSLADSLQLEKEVVRVWFCNRRQKEKRMTPPGDQQPHEVYSHAVKTDASCHDL; translated from the coding sequence ATGGCCACAGCTGCCTCGAATCCCTACAGCATTCTCAGTTCCAGCTCCCTCGTCCATGCGGACTCTGCGGGCATGCAGCAGGGAAGTCCTTTCCGCAATCCTCAGAAACTTCTCCAAAGTGACTACTTGCAGGGAGTTCCCAGCAATGGGCATCCCCTCGGGCATCACTGGGTGACCAGTCTGAGCGACGGGGGCCCGTGGTCCTCTACATTGGCCACCAGCCCCCTGGACCAGCCGGACGTGAAGCCTGGACGCGAAGATCTGCAACTGGGAGCAATCATCCATCACCGCTCGCCGCACGTAGCCCACCACTCGCCCCATACTAACCATCCGAATGCCTGGGGAGCGAGCCCAGCTCCAAACTCGTCCATCCCGTCTAGCGGTCAACCCCTCAACGTGTACTCGCAGCCAGGATTCACGGTGAGCGGTATGCTGGAGCACGGGGGACTCACTCCACCACCAGCTGCTGCCTCCACACAGAGCCTGCATCCAGTGCTCCGGGAGCCTCCAGACCATGGTGAGCTAGGCTCGCACCACTGCCAAGACCACTCGGATGAGGAGACTCCAACCTCTGATGAGTTGGAACAGTTCGCCAAACAATTCAAACAAAGAAGAATCAAGTTGGGGTTCACGCAAGCCGACGTGGGGCTGGCACTGGGCACCCTGTATGGCAACGTGTTCTCGCAGACCACCATCTGCAGGTTCGAGGCCTTGCAACTGAGCTTCAAGAATATGTGCAAGCTGAAACCCCTGCTCAATAAGTGGCTGGAGGAGGCTGATTCATCCACGGGAAGCCCTACCAGTATTGACAAGATCGCCGCTCAGGGCCGCAAGCGCAAGAAGAGAACCTCCATCGAGGTGAGTGTCAAGGGCGTCCTGGAAACGCATTTCCTCAAGTGTCCCAAGCCTGCAGCGCAGGAGATCTCCTCGCTGGCAGACAGCCTCCAGTTGGAGAAAGAAGTGGTGCGTGTCTGGTTCTGTaatagaagacaaaaagaaaaaagaatgactcCGCCTGGGGATCAGCAGCCACATGAGGTTTATTCGCACGCGGTGAAAACAGACGCGTCCTGCCACGATCTCTGA